Proteins co-encoded in one Yamadazyma tenuis chromosome 1, complete sequence genomic window:
- the PHO5 gene encoding acid phosphatase pho5 (COG:S; EggNog:ENOG503P0RR) encodes MKLTSLIAGLILPHHPNVATPELAASEQYNLLNFLGGSGPYFQYSGYGISPLAPPQCQVDQAYLIGRHGERFPTGNSGIEYNSTIHHLKGQSLNGTLEFLTQYEFFVTDSNNFDQEVTLNNSDSIYSGSLSAHRDGESFRRIYGHLYDPSTIFPVFSTNSRRCYDTSVNFIKGFMGDEYNTRKVKFNIMGEDSSTGANSLTPRQGCLGFQQAKIAKYKQYTRHFAQIRTRLQVENPTLNISDTQIGNLFDACAYEINVKGHSQLCGIFTNNELVSNEYNKDVSLYHEVGAGNRFSQAAGSPLVRSLLQLLHDKSNPQKLWISFTHDYDLVTLYTALSLFTDHLDAKEIQFDRQFTKSHIIPQSTRLIVERLACGGNTYVRIILNDSVLPMRCKYGPGFSCSLQEVSAMLEPVVSMEYNDQCDNRDLQRAELTFYWDYDEVEYNAPLFP; translated from the coding sequence ATGAAACTAACATCGTTGATTGCAGGATTGATTCTACCGCATCACCCGAATGTGGCAACTCCCGAACTAGCGGCGTCTGAACAGTATAACCTCCTCAATTTCTTGGGCGGCTCGGGCCCATACTTCCAGTACTCAGGGTATGGTATTTCTCCCTTAGCTCCTCCACAGTGCCAGGTGGATCAGGCATATTTGATTGGAAGGCACGGCGAGCGGTTTCCCACGGGCAACAGCGGAATTGAGTATAACTCCACCATCCACCACTTGAAGGGCCAGTCTTTGAATGGCACCCTAGAGTTCCTCACACAATATGAATTCTTTGTGACTGACAGCAACAACTTCGATCAGGAGGTGACTCTCAACAATAGTGACAGCATTTACAGTGGCAGTCTAAGTGCTCACAGAGATGGCGAGAGTTTCAGGCGGATTTACGGCCACCTCTACGACCCGCTGACGATTTTCCCTgtgttttccaccaattcaCGTCGTTGTTACGATACAAGTGtgaatttcatcaaaggGTTTATGGGCGACGAGTACAACACACGCAaagtcaaattcaacatcATGGGCGAGGACTCCAGCACCGGAGCCAACTCTTTGACACCACGCCAGGGATGTTTGGGCTTCCAACAAGCTAAAATTGCCAAGTACAAGCAATATACTCGACATTTTGCTCAGATCAGAACCCGGCTCCAGGTTGAGAATCCCACCCTCAATATCTCCGATACACAAATTGGAAATCTCTTTGACGCATGTGCCTACGAGATCAATGTCAAGGGCCATTCGCAGTTGTGCGGGATCTTTACCAACAATGAGTTGGTTCTGAACGAATACAACAAAGATGTGCTGCTCTACCACGAAGTCGGTGCCGGCAACCGGTTTTCGCAAGCAGCGGGCTCACCGCTCGTGAGAAGTCTCCTCCAGCTTCTCCACGATAAGTccaatccacaaaaactaTGGATCAGCTTCACGCACGACTACGACCTTGTCACATTGTACACGGCACTCTCATTGTTCACCGACCACCTCGACGCAAAAGAGATTCAGTTCGACCGGCAGTTCACCAAAAGTCACATTATTCCCCAGTCAACAAGGCTCATAGTTGAGAGGCTTGCGTGTGGTGGAAACACCTACGTGAGGATAATACTCAATGACAGCGTATTGCCCATGCGGTGCAAGTACGGGCCAGGGTTCAGCTGTAGTCTTCAAGAGGTTTCGGCGATGCTAGAACCAGTCGTGTCCATGGAGTATAACGACCAGTGTGATAATAGGGATTTGCAGCGGGCTGAGCTCACGTTCTACTGGGACTATGACGAAGTTGAATATAATGCGCCACTTTTCCCGTAA
- a CDS encoding acid phosphatase (COG:S; EggNog:ENOG503NY0I), with translation MVSLSKALFSSLLSLPLDVYRQVANPDLAATSQYNIVKYLSGAGPFLEFSGYGISTDLPDNCTLEQVQLLMRHGERFPGLSAGLGYEAIIDRLQSYNQTIVGPLAFLNDYEWFVPDQGLYEYETTPANSDSPYSGFETAWKAGATFRSKYNSLYNDSQILPVFAGASARVVQTADFFTRGFLGANFTKDYYVYNVISENATQGFNTLTPRWGCTNYNSSANSAFVKEFPTDYLDTIVDRLVDENDGLNLTTADIQSLIQICGYELNAKGASPFCELFTQDEYVTNSYQNDLSFYYSAGPGHNLTKYVGWVQLNASLALLKDDDNEQKIWLSFIHDTDIELFHSALGLFDTIEPLPNDQVRFTDTYHHIDPIPMGARVITEKFSYSNDGESYVRFIINNSVKPIKGCSSGPGFSCKLSDFEEYVEERFGDFDMEDVCAPNPDYPQDLTFYWDWQGNEAYNITAPRIVN, from the coding sequence ATGGTTTCTCTTTCCAAAGCATTGTTCTCGAGTCTCTTGAGCTTACCATTGGATGTCTACAGACAAGTGGCCAACCCTGACTTAGCAGCCACCAGCCAGTACAATATcgtcaagtacttgtcGGGGGCTGGGCCGTTCTTAGAATTCTCGGGGTACGGGATTTCCACTGACTTGCCTGACAATTGTACTTTGGAACAGGTTcaattgttgatgagaCATGGGGAAAGATTTCCTGGGTTACTGGCGGGGTTGGGATATGAAGCTATTATTGACCGGTTGCAGAGCTATAACCAGACAATTGTGGGACCATTGGCGTTCTTGAACGATTACGAGTGGTTTGTTCCTGACCAAGGCTTGTACGAGTATGAGACCACTCCTGCTAACAGTGATTCACCCTACAGCGGATTTGAGACTGCTTGGAAAGCGGGTGCGACTTTTAGAAGCAAATACAACTCTTTGTACAACGACTCGCAGATATTGCCGGTGTTTGCTGGTGCAAGTGCCAGAGTGGTCCAGACGGCCGACTTCTTCACCAGGGGATTTTTGGGCGCCAACTTCACTAAGGACTACTATGTGTATAATGTCATCAGTGAAAATGCCACCCAGggtttcaacaccttgacCCCCAGATGGGGTTGTACCAACTACAACAGCAGTGCAAACTCCGCCTTCGTCAAAGAGTTCCCTACTGACTACTTAGACACGATTGTGGACAGATTGGTGGATGAGAATGATGGGTTGAATTTGACCACTGCTGATATTCAAAGCTTGATCCAAATTTGCGGCTACGAATTGAACGCGAAAGGGGCCTCACCCTTTTGTGAATTGTTCACCCAGGACGAATATGTGACAAACAGCTACCAGAATGACTTACTGTTCTATTACTCGGCCGGCCCGGGCCATAACTTGACAAAATACGTTGGATGGGTGCAATTGAACGCTTCGTTGGCGTTATTGAAAGATGACGATAACGAACAGAAAATCTGGTTGAGTTTTATCCATGACACCGATATCGAGCTTTTCCATAGTGCGTTGGGATTGTTCGACACTATCGAGCCTTTGCCTAACGACCAAGTGAGATTCACTGACACCTACCACCATATTGATCCTATTCCTATGGGCGCCCGAGTCATCACTGAGAAGTTCAGCTACAGCAATGATGGTGAGTCCTACGTGAgattcatcatcaacaactccgTCAAACCTATCAAGGGCTGTAGCAGCGGTCCTGGCTTTTCGTGTAAATTGTCTGACTTTGAAGAGTACGTGGAAGAAAGGTTTGGGGACTTTGACATGGAAGATGTGTGTGCCCCTAACCCCGACTATCCTCAAGACTTGACATTCTACTGGGACTGGCAAGGAAACGAGGCGTATAATATCACTGCTCCCAGAATTGTTAACTAA
- a CDS encoding uncharacterized protein (EggNog:ENOG503NXMF; COG:K), with product MITKNRDTGNACYRKVRARSPASFVVAASRIDDFFKHPFKWLKFASRNNAHKNKDVEIFKQPESQSTIMKQRITALDLQILTGEFQSVLNYRLQNIYNVLHSPRQFVLKFSIPDSKKLMIVEFGNRIHFTDYERNIEPTPSNFVTKLRKHLKTRRLSSIKQIGDDRILVMEFSDGLFYLVLEFFSAGNIVLLDHDRKILMLQRVVDSNDDKFAVNETYNMFDRSLFEQEPEPYVKRQYEVEQINSWIEKEKTKVEDNQNRLKELANSHTPTKLKKSKIFSIHKLLFVNASHLSSDLILKTLNENGIRSSSSCFEFHDSEMLSTIVATMNQCEDEYVKILQGGEIEGIIVSKKNTNATEETAENLQYLFDEFHPFRPFKDGSLYKFTSIQGYNKTLDQFFSTLESLKNEIKIENQKQLAMKRLDKAKNERVKQIESLINEKNANIKKGDLIILNANLVSGCIDFINGMLEKQMDWHDIEKYIELQKSSGDDITNAIQLPLNLLENKIKLNLPDTDVDENVESSETSSSDTESESDSSSSDSDSDSDSDSDSDSDFRGTKKSKSKSKKTKSVPTISVWIDLSLSPYANASTFFDSKKSAEVKQLKVEKNTGIALQNAERKITHDLTKALQNESEALNKVREKFWFEKFYWFVTSDGYLCLSGKDDLQNDMIYYRYFNDDDFFVYSDIEGALKVFIKNPYKGETVPPSTIWQAGMFSLSNSESWSNKSSSSAWYLPGPGVSKKDIDGSLLRPGKFNFKGKKEHMPPVQLVMGFGIYFVGDDETTKRAREKRLVRQEEMGLQLSNDNKKQDIDQSLIREKIMEQERKEREKEAVVDDDEESQQDDAANDSSIVPSELDSGLQNLLIVNKRGKKGKMKKIAEKYADQDEEDRILRMEALGTLKQVEENRKKQIEVEQEQQNKNSKYENQDKIQQRKQKQDEKELRKYLLQDMADKQNEIEYLSIFDGLIAKPTKSDTIVDFVPVFGPWFSLQKFKYKVKIQPGNNKKGKSISEILTYFNGRKVDKSKEDNELDWPEEHEALKGAKANDLIAMVPVSKLKVVLPAASGKADSGKGKNGKPGQKVGGGKKKGRR from the exons ATGATTACGAAAAATCGTGACACTGGAAATGCCTGTTACAGAAAAGTCAGAGCTAGGCTGCCGGCgctgttt GTGGTGGCTGCCAGTAGAATTgatgactttttcaaacacccATTTAAATGGCTCAAATTTGCATCCAGAAATAACGCTCACAAGAACAAAGATGTCGAAATTTTCAAGCAGCCCGAATCGCAGTCCACAATAATGAAG CAAAGGATCACTGCATTGGATCTCCAGATCCTCACTGGCGAATTCCAGTCTGTATTGAACTACCGGTTGCAGAACATCTACAATGTGTTACACTCCCCCAGACAGTttgtgttgaagttttcgATTCCCGACTCCAAAAAACTTATGATAGTCGAGTTTGGAAACCGAATCCACTTTACTGATTACGAGAGAAACATCGAGCCCACTCCCCTGAACTTTGTCACCAAGTTGCGGAAGCATTTGAAGACTAGACGGTTAAGTAGCATCAAGCAAATAGGTGATGACAGAATCTTGGTCATGGAGTTTAGTGACGGATTGTTTTATCTTGTATTAGAGTTCTTCAGTGCTGGAAACATTGTGTTATTGGACCATGATAGAAAAATCTTGATGTTACAACGAGTGGTGGATTCCAATGATGACAAATTTGCAGTCAACGAGACATACAACATGTTTGATAGAAGTTTGTTTGAACAGGAACCAGAGCCTTACGTAAAGCGCCAGTACGAGGTGGAGCAGATTAACTCCTGGAtagagaaagagaagacCAAGGTGGAAGATAACCAAAACAGGTTGAAGGAGCTTGCCAATAGCCATACTCcaaccaaattgaagaagtccaagatcttttcGATCCACAAGCTACTCTTTGTGAATGCCCTGCATCTTTCTTCTGActtgatattgaaaacGTTGAACGAAAACGGGATCCGTTCGAGCTCGTCGTGCTTTGAGTTCCATGACTCGGAGATGTTGTCTACTATAGTTGCAACCATGAACCAGTGTGAAGATGAGTACGTTAAGATTCTACAAGGAGGTGAAATAGAAGGAATAATCGTCAGCAAGAAGAATACTAATGCCACGGAGGAGACTGCTGAAAACTTGCAGTACTTATTCGATGAGTTTCACCCCTTTAGACCATTTAAAGACGGATCTTTGTATAAGTTCACCAGCATCCAAGGATACAACAAAACCCTTGATCAGTTCTTTTCTACTTTGGAGAGCTTGAAAAATGAGATTAAAATCGAAAACCAGAAACAGTTGGCCATGAAGCGGTTGGATAAAGCCAAGAATGAAAGAGTCAAACAGATTGAAAGTTTAATCAACGAGAAGAACGCCAATATCAAAAAGGGAGATTTAATTATTTTGAATGCTAATTTGGTTTCGGGGTGTATCGATTTCATAAATGGCATGCTTGAGAAGCAAATGGACTGGCATGACATTGAGAAGTACATTGAGCTTCAAAAATCGAGTGGCGATGATATCACCAATGCCATTCAATTACCTTTGAACTTATTAGAAaataaaatcaagttgaatctCCCAGATACggatgttgatgaaaacgTCGAAAGCAGTGAAACGTCCAGTTCAGATACCGAGTCTGAGTCTGACAGTTCGAGCAGCGATTCGGACTCGGATTCGGATTCAGATTCGGATTCGGATTCGGATTTTAGAGGAACgaagaagtcaaagtcaaagtcaaagaagACTAAATCCGTGCCTACCATTTCTGTTTGGATCGACTTGTCATTATCTCCGTATGCCAATGCCAGCACTTTCTTTGACTCAAAGAAGAGTGCTGAAGTAAAACAActcaaagttgaaaagaatACCGGGATTGCGTTGCAGAATGCTGAAAGAAAGATCACACATGACCTTACAAAGGCATTACAGAATGAGTCTGAAGCGTTGAACAAGGTGAGAGAAAAGTTCTGGTTTGAGAAGTTCTACTGGTTTGTTACTAGTGACGGATATTTGTGCCTCAGTGGAAAAGACGACTTGCAAAATGACATGATTTACTACCGGTACTTCAATGATGACGACTTTTTTGTGTACTCCGATATCGAAGGAGCGTTGAAGGTGTTCATAAAAAACCCATACAAGGGAGAAACAGTACCTCCATCAACCATCTGGCAGGCTGGTATGTTCAGTTTGAGCAACTCCGAATCTTGGAGcaacaagtcttcttcttctgcctGGTATTTGCCAGGTCCTGGAGTATCGAAGAAAGACATCGATGGCAGTTTATTAAGACCCGgaaagttcaacttcaaaggtAAAAAGGAACATATGCCCCCCGTCCAATTGGTTATGGGATTCGGTATCTACTTCGtgggtgatgatgaaacCACCAAGAGGGCCCGCGAAAAGAGGTTGGTTCGGCAAGAAGAGATGGGATTGCAGTTATCCAATGACAATAAGAAGCAAGACATTGACCAATCGTTGATCAGAGAGAAGATTATGGAGCAGGAGAGGAAAGAACGAGAAAAAGAGGCAgttgtggatgatgacgaagagCTGCAACAAGACGATGCTGCCAATGACAGTAGCATTGTCCCCTCTGAGCTCGACTCGGGACtccaaaacttgttgatcgTGAACAAGAGAGGTAAGAAGGGtaagatgaagaagatagCTGAGAAATATGCCGACcaggatgaagaagatcgGATCTTAAGAATGGAAGCCTTAGGTACGTTGAAGCAAGTGGAGGAAAACCGCAAGAAACAAATCGaggttgaacaagaacaacaaaacaaaaactccaagtacGAAAACCAGGACAAAATCCAGCAGCGTAAACAGAAACAAGACGAAAAAGAGTTGCGAAAGTACCTTTTACAAGATATGGCAGACAAACAGAACGAGATTGAGTATCTTTCGATTTTCGATGGTTTGATTGCGAAGCCCACCAAATCCGATACCATAGTGGATTTTGTTCCTGTATTTGGGCCATGGTTCTCGCTCCAAAAATTCAAGTATAAGGTGAAGATTCAACCTGGAAACAATAAGAAGGGGAAGTCTATCTCCGAAATCTTGACATATTTCAACGGTAGAAAGGTCGACAAGTCCAAGGAAGATAACGAGTTGGACTGGCCCGAGGAGCACGAAGCGCTTAAGGGTGCCAAGGCTAATGACCTTATCGCGATGGTGCCAGTTTCCAAACTAAAGGTAGTTTTACCAGCGGCAAGCGGGAAAGCCGACTCAGGAAAGGGGAAGAATGGTAAGCCTGGCCAGAAGGTCGGCGGAgggaagaagaaaggtAGGCGTTAA
- the HST2 gene encoding Sir2 histone deacetylase Hst2 (COG:B,K; EggNog:ENOG503NVQX) — MPSQIAHKHHDEIDDKGFTLLKGFLTPEEVETYKESARKVVELARKGDWSEVRTRGKQFPPWPKNFSPDIWGISGLLNPKLGDLSLPFQECYSSSKMLDVVCDILQTNQESLSMELFNMLINPLTDFGLDWHRDHIKPEATEEEEREELQANPFAGAQFNLALTDDECLIVVPGSHKRVRTSEEREKTIPKDRQQHISGQITVKLSPGDMVFYNSNILHRAQYSAASERLTLHGSYGHKDFGKFRAKGVLQHGVASWIHEFKPINSNLEMLWKKLVALSEEYIQQLSPIVDHLKSGKKVTFFSGAGVSTAAGIPDFRSPKTGLYSNLARLNLPYAEAVFDIDYFKENPKAFYTLAEELYPGKFQPTSFHYFLKLVQDKGLLKRVYTQNIDTLERVAGIKDEYIVEAHGSFASNHCVDCNKEMSVADVKKFIAKKEVPVCPECKAYVKPDITFFGESLPARFYEMWDEDVDDIEFAIVAGTSLTVFPFAGLPSEITGKVTRVLINREVVGDFKSKNKKDIVLLEDCEFVAETLCQMLGWKNELHDLKNGSYSFGVEDEIEEVTKSMKEVLGEKESGTEHVDEAKELSHTSNDTTDDKKDLDSDKNEDKWLGAKLLDKLGNLKI, encoded by the exons ATGCCTTCCCAAATCGCTCATAAGCACCACGACGAAATCGACGACAAAGGATTCACTCTTTTGAAAGGATTCTTAACTccagaagaagtcgaaACCTACAAGGAAAGTGccagaaaagttgttgaattgGCACGCAAAGGTGACTGGAGTGAAGTCAGAACCAGAGGTAAGCAGTTCCCACCTTGGCCCAAAAACTTCAGCCCCGATATATGGGGAATTAGTGGGTTATTGAACCCTAAATTAGGGGATTTGTCACTTCCCTTTCAAGAATGCTATTCAAGCAGTAAGATGTTGGACGTGGTATGTGACATCTTGCAGACCAACCAGGAAAGCTTGTCGATggaattgttcaacatgTTGATCAACCCTTTAACTGATTTCGGTTTGGACTGGCACCGAGACCATATCAAGCCTGAAGCCactgaggaagaagaaagagaagaattGCAGGCCAATCCTTTTGCAGGAGCccagttcaacttggccttgacTGATGACGAGTGTTTAATTGTTGTTCCTGGGTCTCATAAACGGGTAAGAACCAGTGAAGAGAGAGAAAAGACCATCCCCAAAGACCGTCAACAACATATTTCGGGCCAAATCACAGTCAAGTTGAGTCCCGGAGACATGGTTTTCTACAATAGTAACATCTTGCACAGAGCTCAATATTCTGCTGCTAGCGAACGGTTGACTTTACATGGATCTTACGGTCAtaaagattttggaaagTTCAGAGCCAAAGGGGTGTTGCAACACGGGGTTGCTCTGTGGATCCATGAGTTCAAGCCCATCAATTCTAACTTGGAAATGTTGTGGAAAAAGCTTGTGGCATTGTCCGAAGA ATATATCCAACAACTATCACCAATTGTGGACCACCTCAAATCAGGGAAGAAAGTCACCTTCTTCCTGGGTGCTGGTGTCAGCACTGCCGCCGGCATTCCTGATTTCAGAAGCCCCAAAACCGGGTTATATTCCAATCTTGCTCGTTTGAATCTACCCTACGCAGAAGCAGTCTTCGATATCGATTacttcaaagaaaaccCCAAAGCTTTCTACACATTGGCGGAGGAGCTATACCCTGGAAAGTTCCAGCCCACCAGTTTCCACtactttttgaagcttgTGCAAGACAAGGGCTTGTTGAAAAGAGTCTATACTCAAAACATTGACACTTTGGAGAGAGTGGCCGGAATAAAAGATGAGTATATTGTTGAAGCACACGGATCTTTTGCATCAAACCATTGCGTCGATTGTAACAAGGAGATGAGTGTCGCTGatgtcaagaagttcattgCCAAAAAGGAGGTTCCTGTTTGTCCCGAATGTAAGGCATACGTGAAGCCCGATATTACCTTTTTTGGCGAATCGCTACCAGCAAGATTCTATGAGATGTGggatgaagatgtggaTGATATAGAGTTTGCTATCGTTGCTGGAACCTCGTTAACGGTATTTCCGTTTGCCGGTTTGCCTTCTGAAATCACTGGAAAAGTCACTCGGGTGTTAATTAATAGAGAGGTGGTGGGAGActtcaaatcaaagaaTAAGAAGGATATCGTTTTACTTGAGGACTGTGAATTTGTGGCTGAAACATTGTGCCAAATGCTTGGTTGGAAGAACGAGTTAcatgacttgaagaatggtAGTTACAgttttggagttgaagacgAAATTGAGGAGGTCACGAAGAGTATGAAGGAGGTGTTGGGAGAGAAGGAATCAGGAACAGAACATGTAGACGAAGCTAAAGAACTATCACATACGTCTAATGATACGACAGACGATAAAAAAGACCTTGATTCTGACAAAAACGAAGATAAGTGGTTGGGTGCTAAGCTATTAGATAAATTGGGTAACTTAAAGATCTGA
- the KRE6_1 gene encoding beta-glucan synthesis-associated protein (EggNog:ENOG503NUWF; COG:G), translating into MSQHRNLTSNQPRSNYEDEEYNHHSNQEDNPFINPIEEQSSDSFVSNHQSSSQSDEDQFQYGRPFNSTAAAISSSTGSGSNLKHSSASNYNGYYLNNSNNNTTSNLLANTSTANTPDSLNAINNNLLNNPNYANKNSTNIQVPSEYDRYPSINGSRVVSSTSLSSTFFANAGQAGGAASNLNSKSDTGSSVSNRSASNPFLNSADFSPFGGYPASSFPLHIDEKEPDDYLHNPDPIADAAYDKNRFIHDLRALDKRSLGGLLTFIGLFIAAMAIFVVLPVVTFTGVAHHYTPETYEILTHYSYPIMASIRTALVDPDTPEDALTKKTRSGDTWPLVFSDEFNAEGRTFYEGDDQFFYAPDFHYAATTDLEWYDPDACTTANGTLVLRMDAFKNHNLLYRSGMIHSWNKMCFTQGLIEISAKLPHYGNISGLWPGLWTMGNLGRAGYMASTEGVWPYTYDSCDSGITANQSSLDGISYLPGQKLNVCTCKGEDHPNRGTGRGAPEIDLIEGEVSTEVLVGIASQSMQIAPYDIWYYPNYDFVEIYNLSVTSMNSYTGGPYQQAVSAVTTLNNSWYERGGGEHHFQHYGYEYLNDDTDGYCTWYVGDEPTFTVYANALAPNGNIGWRRISKEPMSIVMNFGLSNNWAYINWPSLIFPSELRIDYVRVYQPSDQKSVTCEPDDYPTQDYINDHLNAYQNVNLTSWTDAGYTFPKNSLVNGC; encoded by the coding sequence ATGTCCCAACACAGAAACTTGACCTCCAACCAACCACGGAGCAACTACGAGGATGAAGAGTACAACCACCACCTGAACCAGGAAGACAACCCGTTCATAAACCCCATAGAGGAACAAAGCTCCGATTCGTTTGTGTCGAATCACCAATCATCATCCCAACTGGATGAGGATCAATTCCAATATGGTAGACCCTTTAACAGCACCGCAGCCGCCATCTCCAGCAGCACCGGCTCCGGATCCAACCTCAAGCACTCCAGCGCCTCCAACTACAATGGCTATTatctcaacaacagcaaTAATAACACCacatccaacttgttggcaaACACCAGCACCGCCAATACTCCAGATAGCTTGaatgccatcaacaacaacttgttgaataacCCCAACTACGCCAACAAgaactccaccaacatcCAGGTACCCTCTGAGTACGATAGGTATCCGTCCATAAACGGCTCACGGGTGGTGAGCTCGACGTCGTTATCTTCGACTTTTTTCGCCAACGCTGGCCAGGCCGGCGGTGCCGCCAGCAACCTCAACTCTAAGAGCGACACGGGTTCCTCGGTTTCTAACCGGTCTGCCTCTAACCCGTTCTTGAACTCGGCAGACTTTTCTCCGTTTGGTGGATACCCAGCCTCGTCTTTCCCATTGCATATCGATGAGAAGGAGCCCGATGACTACTTGCATAATCCAGACCCAATAGCTGATGCTGCCTATGACAAAAACAGATTTATACATGATTTGAGGGCCTTGGACAAAAGATCCTTGGGTGGGTTGCTTACGTTTATCGGGTTATTCATTGCCGCCATGGCCATTTTCGTGGTATTGCCTGTCGTCACCTTCACAGGTGTTGCTCATCACTACACTCCAGAGACCTACGAAATATTAACCCATTATTCATATCCCATCATGGCCAGTATCCGAACCGCTTTGGTTGATCCAGATACCCCTGAAGATGCATTAACCAAGAAGACCAGATCTGGTGATACTTGGCCTTTGGTGTTCTCTGATGAGTTTAATGCTGAAGGTAGAACCTTCTACGAAGGCGATGACCAGTTCTTCTACGCTCCAGACTTTCATTATGCGGCCACCACCGATTTGGAATGGTACGACCCTGATGCCTGTACCACTGCCAATGGtactttggtgttgagaaTGGACGCTTTTAAGAACCATAACTTATTATACAGGTCCGGGATGATCCATAGTTGGAACAAGATGTGTTTCACCCAAGGGTTGATTGAAATTTCCGCCAAATTACCTCATTACGGTAACATTTCTGGGTTATGGCCAGGTTTATGGACCATGGGTAACTTGGGAAGAGCTGGTTATATGGCTTCTACCGAAGGAGTCTGGCCTTACACCTATGATTCCTGTGATTCTGGTATCACTGCCAACCAATCTTCTTTAGACGGTATTTCTTACTTGCCAGGCCAAAAATTGAACGTTTGTACCTGTAAAGGAGAAGACCACCCCAACAGAGGAACCGGTAGAGGTGCCCCTGAAATCGATTTGATTGAAGGTGAAGTGTCAACTGAAGTGTTGGTTGGTATTGCTTCTCAATCCATGCAAATTGCTCCATACGATATTTGGTATTATCCCAATTATGACTTTGTGGAAATTTATAACTTATCCGTCACAAGTATGAATTCATATACTGGTGGGCCTTACCAACAAGCTGTCTCGGCCGTCACAACCTTGAACAATTCGTGGTACGAAAGGGGAGGTGGTGAACACCACTTTCAACATTATGGCTATGAGTATTTGAATGATGACACTGATGGATATTGTACATGGtatgttggtgatgaaccAACCTTTACTGTTTATGCCAATGCCTTAGCTCCAAATGGTAATATTGGCTGGAGAAGAATTTCCAAAGAACCCATGAGTATCGTGATGAATTTTGGTCTTTCTAATAACTGGGCATATATTAACTGGCCTTCCCTTATTTTCCCATCCGAATTGAGAATAGACTATGTCAGAGTCTATCAACCAAGTGATCAGAAGAGTGTCACATGTGAACCTGATGATTACCCAACTCAAGACTACATCAACGATCACTTAAATGCCTACCAGAATGTCAATCTCACAAGTTGGACAGATGCAGGTTACACATTCCCTAAGAACTCTTTAGTCAATGGATGTTAG